Proteins co-encoded in one Callospermophilus lateralis isolate mCalLat2 chromosome 2, mCalLat2.hap1, whole genome shotgun sequence genomic window:
- the Arl14ep gene encoding ARL14 effector protein: MMDPCSVGVQLRTTNECHKTYYTRHTGFKTLQELSSNDMLLLQLRTGMTLSGNNTICFHHVKIYIDRFEDLQKSCCDPFNIHKKLAKKNLHVIDLDDATFLSAKFGRQLVPGWKLCPKCTQIINGSVDIDSEDRQRRKPESDGRTAKALRSLQFTNPGKQTEFAPETGKREKRRLTKNATAGSDRQVIPAKSKVYDSQGLLIFSGMDLCDCLDEDCLGCFYACPACGSTKCGAECRCDRKWLYEQIEIEGGEIIHNKHAG; encoded by the exons ATGATGGATCCATGTTCAGTTGGAGTACAGCTTCGTACCACAAATGAGTGCCATAAAACATACTATACTCGTCACACAGGTTTCAAGACTTTACAAGAATTATCATCAAATGATATGCTTTTACTTCAACTTAGAACTGGAATGACACTTTCTGGAAACAATACAATTTGCTTCCATCATGTAAAAATTTACATTGACAGATTTGAAGATTTGCAGAAGTCATGTTGTGATCCATTTAACATACACAAAAAGCTAGCCAAAAAAAATTTGCATGTAATTGACTTAGATGATGCCACTTTTCTGAGTGCAAAATTTGGAAGACAGCTTGTACCTGGTTGGAAACTTTGTCCAAAATGTACACAGATAATCAACGGAAGTGTGGATATTGATTCTGAAGACCGCCAGAGAAGAAAACCTGAATCAGAT GGAAGAACTGCTAAAGCTTTGAGGTCACTACAGTTTACAAACCCAGGAAAGCAAACTGAATTTGCTCCAGAAACtggtaaaagagaaaaaagaaggctTACCAAAAATGCAACTGCTGGTTCAGACAG aCAGGTGATACCAGCGAAGAGTAAGGTCTATGATAGCCAAGGGCTCTTGATTTTCAGTGGGATGGACCTCTGTGACTGCCTGGATGAAGATTGCTTAGGATGTTTCTATGCTTGTCCTGCCTGTGGTTCTACCAAGTGTGGAGCTGAATGTCGCTGTGATCGCAAGTGGCTATATGAGCAAATAGAAATTGAAGGAGGAGAAATAATTCATAATAAACATGCAGGATAA